Proteins from a genomic interval of Gossypium hirsutum isolate 1008001.06 chromosome A09, Gossypium_hirsutum_v2.1, whole genome shotgun sequence:
- the LOC107890573 gene encoding putative F-box protein PP2-B12 isoform X1, with protein sequence MEITRILPEDCLCLIISLTSPADACRSAMVSHAFRSVADCDAVWEKFLPSDYRSIISSSLLSLGKKDVYFHLCFHPILIQNGTMSFQLEKESGKKCYMLGAKALSMIWLLRDTFMPFPWISTSLPGLSDRFPEVANINLVWWIEVKGKIETRNLSPNTNYVIYLVFKLKDRHTIEFKHRTVGLHVNDDGVASWELRRVLIDPYRCEALYFRDRGDGWMEVELGQFLNEGGDDGTLEFSLREIDTSNFHNRGIIIEGIELRPKDISSLVDVRH encoded by the exons atggaaattaCAAGGATATTGCCAGAAGATTGCCTGTGTTTGATCATATCGTTGACTTCGCCCGCAGATGCATGTCGATCGGCCATGGTTTCTCATGCTTTTAGATCGGTTGCAGACTGTGATGCTGTGTGGGAAAAGTTTCTACCGTCCGATTATAGATCAATCATTTCATCATCATTGCTTTCACTGGGAAAGAAGGATGTATATTTCCATCTGTGTTTTCATCCCATTCTCATTCAAAATGGTACCATG AGTTTTCAGTTGGAGAAAGAGAGTGGGAAAAAATGCTATATGTTAGGGGCAAAAGCACTTTcaatgatatggttattgagagatACATTTATGCCTTTCCCTTGGATTTCCACATCTCTACCAGGGCTTAG TGACAGGTTTCCTGAAGTTGCTAACATCAACCTAGTGTGGTGGATCGAGGTGAAGGGAAAGATTGAGACCAGAAATTTATCTCCTAACACAAACTATGTAATATACCTTGTGTTTAAGCTTAAGGATAGGCATACAATTGAGTTTAAGCATAGAACCGTAGGTTTGCATGTCAATGACGATGGAGTCGCTTCATGGGAATTACGAAGGGTGTTGATAGACCCTTATCGATGCGAGGCCCTATATTTTCGAGATAGAGGAGATGGGTGGATGGAGGTTGAATTGGGTCAGTTTTTGAATGAAGGTGGTGATGATGGAACTTTGGAGTTTAGTCTTCGAGAGATTGACACAAGTAATTTCCATAATCGAGGCATCATTATTGAAGGAATTGAGCTCAGACCTAAAGATATTAGTAGTTTGGTAGACGTTCGACATTAG
- the LOC107890573 gene encoding putative F-box protein PP2-B12 isoform X2, with product MEITRILPEDCLCLIISLTSPADACRSAMVSHAFRSVADCDAVWEKFLPSDYRSIISSSLLSLGKKDVYFHLCFHPILIQNGTMSFQLEKESGKKCYMLGAKALSMIWLLRDTFMPFPWISTSLPGLRFPEVANINLVWWIEVKGKIETRNLSPNTNYVIYLVFKLKDRHTIEFKHRTVGLHVNDDGVASWELRRVLIDPYRCEALYFRDRGDGWMEVELGQFLNEGGDDGTLEFSLREIDTSNFHNRGIIIEGIELRPKDISSLVDVRH from the exons atggaaattaCAAGGATATTGCCAGAAGATTGCCTGTGTTTGATCATATCGTTGACTTCGCCCGCAGATGCATGTCGATCGGCCATGGTTTCTCATGCTTTTAGATCGGTTGCAGACTGTGATGCTGTGTGGGAAAAGTTTCTACCGTCCGATTATAGATCAATCATTTCATCATCATTGCTTTCACTGGGAAAGAAGGATGTATATTTCCATCTGTGTTTTCATCCCATTCTCATTCAAAATGGTACCATG AGTTTTCAGTTGGAGAAAGAGAGTGGGAAAAAATGCTATATGTTAGGGGCAAAAGCACTTTcaatgatatggttattgagagatACATTTATGCCTTTCCCTTGGATTTCCACATCTCTACCAGGGCTTAG GTTTCCTGAAGTTGCTAACATCAACCTAGTGTGGTGGATCGAGGTGAAGGGAAAGATTGAGACCAGAAATTTATCTCCTAACACAAACTATGTAATATACCTTGTGTTTAAGCTTAAGGATAGGCATACAATTGAGTTTAAGCATAGAACCGTAGGTTTGCATGTCAATGACGATGGAGTCGCTTCATGGGAATTACGAAGGGTGTTGATAGACCCTTATCGATGCGAGGCCCTATATTTTCGAGATAGAGGAGATGGGTGGATGGAGGTTGAATTGGGTCAGTTTTTGAATGAAGGTGGTGATGATGGAACTTTGGAGTTTAGTCTTCGAGAGATTGACACAAGTAATTTCCATAATCGAGGCATCATTATTGAAGGAATTGAGCTCAGACCTAAAGATATTAGTAGTTTGGTAGACGTTCGACATTAG